In the uncultured Fretibacterium sp. genome, one interval contains:
- a CDS encoding BMC domain-containing protein, producing MNRALGLIEVLGLTAAMTALDAAIKAADVTFLGKEKVIGVGKAISLTLRIEGEVAAVQAAVDAAAAAVRNIGTVFSARVIARPDAELSELWRRLEG from the coding sequence GTGAACCGCGCGCTGGGACTGATCGAGGTGCTGGGGCTCACGGCGGCCATGACTGCCCTGGATGCGGCGATCAAGGCGGCCGATGTGACCTTCCTGGGCAAGGAGAAGGTGATCGGGGTAGGTAAGGCTATCAGCCTGACGCTTCGCATCGAGGGCGAGGTCGCTGCGGTCCAGGCCGCCGTCGATGCCGCTGCGGCAGCTGTAAGGAACATAGGGACCGTGTTTTCCGCGCGGGTGATTGCACGGCCCGACGCGGAGTTGTCGGAGCTCTGGCGCCGTCTTGAGGGCTGA